From Tautonia marina:
GTCACAATCCCAACGTGCTGAAGTCGTCCATCCGGATAAAGCAATCGCGCTCCCACCGCCCCCACTCCGGGAAGCTTTCCGTAACCGACCAGTTGACTCAGCCATTCGGATCGGACAACTTCTGTATCATTGTTGAGAAGAACAACAAACTCAATTGTGTTTTCGAGGTTCTCAATTGCTTGATTATGAATTTTTGCGTAACTGAATCCACTTTCGTCATTTTCAATGCGGATCACCCGACATCGCGAGTCGAGTTGGGCAAAGTATTCGAGGGTTTCTTCCTCCTGGCTTCCGTTGTCGATCACAACGATTTCGTAATCCTGATAGGTTGTCCGCTCTCGAATGGATTCTAGACAGCGATGGAGCAGGTCCACCCGGTCCCGCGTTGGAATCAGGATGGCAACCTTCGGACCTCGATCCGGAAAATCCAACTCAAACGCCGGCACACGTAATCGTGAAGCCCAGGCAGGTTGAGCGATCCGAGCATCAATCCCCCTCCGACGAAGTGCACTGTCCAGAGCAAGGGCGGAATGACGGATGGTTTCCACAGAGCAGCAGTCAACCGGATCCTCTGCTGTTCGATTCGCTGGCACCGAACTAAGAACCCTGGGCACTCGCACGATTCGGTCAGACTGCTCAGCGATCCGCAGGACCAGATCGTAAGGCCAAGCCTGCCCAAACTCAGGTCGCAATCCACCGACCATCTCGAAGATTGATCGACGAACTGCGAACATACCTCCCACTGCCTGATAAGCAAGCATGAGTTCAGGAGACCATTCTGGGCGAAACCTGGGATCAAATCGATGCCCGTTTGCCTCGATCCGGTCTTCATCCGCGAAGATCAGATCAAGAGGCTCCTGGGTTGCGTCAATCGTTCGAGCGAACTCGAGGAGAGCCTCCTCATGAAGAATCGCGCAGTGGTTCACAAAAACAAGATAATCACTCGCAGATTGTTCCGTTGCCGTTTGGATTGATTCAACACGCCGGGGATCATCGCTGACAACGGTTGTCTGACCATCCGTCATGACTGCAGCCAACTCGGAACCACCGACGAGCACCACATCTCGATCCGGATAACTTTGCCTTCGCACTGACGCCACCGTTTCTCGGAGTTGACGGAGATTGGTGTGGTCCTGCGGAACGATCACCGAAAAGGTGGGTCGATTCTCGAGCTGCTTCCAATGCGCAATCTGTTCTTCCATGGAAGAAGATTGATTCTGGAGCCAGAGTTCGTAGGGGTCTCGCCGAGGTGGAATCCATTGAAGAATGTCATTGCGATCTCGCGTCACCACAGGACGTTCTTGCTCGACCCTCGCCGGACACTCCTCGATCGTCGGTGCTTTCAATGGCTCCAAAGCATTCGCGTCATCAACCGGCACATCGGGCGCAATCGATTTGTCGCCAGGCGAGCGGAGCAAGCCAAGACGTTGACGCAGCGAACGCATCACTGTTCCTGGCATATGGACTCGTCTTCGAATCGCTCGTAACGCCCGAATTATCCGCTCAAGGGTCTGACTCAGGGCATGACGGACCAAGGATGATCGAAGCGCCGCCAATTCGGCCTCCGCTTGCCGGAAGTCGTCGGAGGCCTGTCTGGACTGCTCGAACAGTTCGCTGATGCGTTGATTGCGCGACTCGACTTCCGATTCGAGCCAGGTGGCATACAGCTTGCGCTCGATCAGTTGGCCTCGCAGCAGCCGAATCAATCGATCTCGTTCGACCCGGCGGGAGTCTGCCGTCAAAATTCTCAGGGCCTGTTCCGTCAGGTGAGTGTCCAGACCATGGTTGATCTGATCTTCGATCCGATCGATCCATTCGTCCGAACTGGGTTGTCGCCAAGGCGAGTCCATTTTGGGATCGGCGACTCGCCGAGCGTTGGTGTTCATTGCCGAGTTGTTCGGCAGATGCACCTGATCGGACATGACCGGCGACTCCATTCGGGGGGTCGTGTCGGATGTTGGGAGCAAGCGATCCTCAGGAGACCGCCAGGTCGATCCCTGGTGGCATACCGAGAATAATGAATGGGGTCAATCCGAACCGACGCTAGCACGTCGGTCCATCTCATCCAGGAGACTCGTTGTGAGCGCACCTGCTGCCCTTGTTGG
This genomic window contains:
- a CDS encoding glycosyltransferase, encoding MSDQVHLPNNSAMNTNARRVADPKMDSPWRQPSSDEWIDRIEDQINHGLDTHLTEQALRILTADSRRVERDRLIRLLRGQLIERKLYATWLESEVESRNQRISELFEQSRQASDDFRQAEAELAALRSSLVRHALSQTLERIIRALRAIRRRVHMPGTVMRSLRQRLGLLRSPGDKSIAPDVPVDDANALEPLKAPTIEECPARVEQERPVVTRDRNDILQWIPPRRDPYELWLQNQSSSMEEQIAHWKQLENRPTFSVIVPQDHTNLRQLRETVASVRRQSYPDRDVVLVGGSELAAVMTDGQTTVVSDDPRRVESIQTATEQSASDYLVFVNHCAILHEEALLEFARTIDATQEPLDLIFADEDRIEANGHRFDPRFRPEWSPELMLAYQAVGGMFAVRRSIFEMVGGLRPEFGQAWPYDLVLRIAEQSDRIVRVPRVLSSVPANRTAEDPVDCCSVETIRHSALALDSALRRRGIDARIAQPAWASRLRVPAFELDFPDRGPKVAILIPTRDRVDLLHRCLESIRERTTYQDYEIVVIDNGSQEEETLEYFAQLDSRCRVIRIENDESGFSYAKIHNQAIENLENTIEFVVLLNNDTEVVRSEWLSQLVGYGKLPGVGAVGARLLYPDGRLQHVGIVTDLFDGAPGHLFKGLPWWHTDLQFFERVARNVSAVTAACLLVKKDTYLKIGGFDEHQFAVGFNDVDFCLRLAEIGLRCVYAPRAELFHFEGASRGFTLDPQEEKRFLERWGHRTDPYYHPALIRDDHQPGISTRPMAAPESLGDQPIRVLIDLGRLDGRGSSRFVRNLIEGYRHRGKLAAEVCCRIDGAMGTMLRNEGFPVSVVPIDDRQPIADRIQILADHFDHHDYDLIHVIGLDQYSTLHAARLARIPSIWTIREAVDFRDAFLTLDRDGAHTAIQAFSEASRVVFPARRIRNLYTPLETCWNFETVREAGRPVSELPERDDARRWFGLSRSTIVLACLHDTEEDQIGMFLDQRARLVRSDRDVVALILGVPELGQWLTRTEPSRLHGSRVRFISMFEDFVVNNALAAADVIVDVSQRDLSPEIVSIKKELCKPLIQSEVIGIDEYVRADPTVVVFDPTQPETLLARLESILDSPPLEQAWRREGRKDREYEKMILAYERLALEAIWTNAKRSQFPERRTLGVA